Proteins from a single region of Primulina tabacum isolate GXHZ01 chromosome 5, ASM2559414v2, whole genome shotgun sequence:
- the LOC142544233 gene encoding uncharacterized protein LOC142544233, with translation MFSCMFWIQNEEERKSRNISSSVEQNHGSYLALDSDVFIKLDTTEKHNTLDSEIKEKPKEASISKIKNKVSFNLNVEAYEPIHNEEDISTFLSDSEEEEQTKWEFNTETTSLMATLHFTQDSISSRINKSYAQSHRYRNCSTEEIYEEENDGYEFEDDLSSNEDKGDNYDSENDEKNSILRQNLGSKNEEIEGIGSDLYANDRKKHVLSVLSPVENLSQWKAVKAKVAPLRHEKENAALDDFMCLFTLNIQ, from the exons ATGTTTTCTTGCATGTTTTGGATTCAAAACgaagaagaaagaaaatccAGGAATATAAGTTCATCTGTGGAACAA AACCATGGAAGCTACTTAGCTCTTGATTCTGATGTTTTCATCAAACTTGACACCACAGAGAAGCACAATACATTAGATTCTGAAATCAA AGAGAAGCCAAAAGAAGCATCGATATCAAAAATCAAGAACAAGGTTAGCTTCAACTTAAATGTGGAGGCCTATGAACCAATACACAACGAGGAAGACATCAGCACATTCCTCTCAgatagtgaagaagaagaaCAAACCAAATGGGAATTCAACACAGAAACCACAAGCCTCATGGCCACTTTACATTTTACACAAGattcaatatcatcaagaaTCAATAAATCCTACGCTCAAAGTCACAGATATCGTAACTGCAGCACAGAAGAGATCTACGAAGAAGAAAACGATGGCTACGAGTTTGAAGATGACCTAAGTAGCAACGAAGATAAGGGGGACAATTATGACAGTgaaaatgatgagaaaaatagtattttaaggCAAAATCTTGGCTCGAAGAATGAAGAGATTGAGGGGATTGGATCAGATTTGTATGCTAACGATAGGAAAAAACATGTCCTTTCTGTGCTTAGTCCAGTTGAAAATTTGAGTCAGTGGAAAGCAGTGAAAGCTAAGGTAGCGCCTCTGAGGCACGAAAAGGAGAATGCTGCGTTAGATGATTTTATGTGTTTATTTACGCTTAATATTCAATGA
- the LOC142547245 gene encoding pirin-like protein yields the protein MSSSEENLGFEQPRLVSKKLLAKPQSEGAGAVSTRSIGRQELKYLDPFLMLDEFSISPPAGFPDHPHRGFETVTYVLQGGVTHQDFAGHKGTIQEGDIQWMTAGRGIVHSEMPAGDGPNTGLQLWINLASKDKMIEPRYQELLDKEIPRVEKDGVVVKIIAGESMGVQSLVYTRTPTMFLDFTVEPNAQYHQVIPKSWNAFVYILEGEGVFCTLGSHPTSARHILVLGPGEGLSVWNKSSMPLRFILVGGQPLNEPVAQHGPFVMNSQAEIDKTMEDYFYKRNGFEMARYWRSN from the exons ATGTCGTCGTCGGAAGAAAACTTGGGATTTGAGCAGCCGAGATTGGTTTCCAAGAAATTGTTGGCCAAGCCACAGAGTGAGGGTGCCGGGGCCGTTTCTACTAGAAGCATTGGAAG GCAAGAATTGAAGTATCTGGATCCATTCCTCATGCTGGATGAATTTTCAa TTTCACCCCCTGCTGGATTTCCTGATCATCCACACCGTG GTTTCGAGACCGTTACATACGTGTTGCAG GGAGGTGTCACTCATCAAGATTTTGCTGGACACAAGGGTACAATTCAAGAGGGAGATATTCAG TGGATGACAGCAGGGAGAGGTATAGTTCATTCGGAAATGCCTGCAGGGGATGGACCTAACACTGGTCTGCAGCTGTGGATCAATCTCGCTTCCAAGGATAAAAT GATTGAACCACGGTATCAAGAATTACTCGATAAGGAAATCCCAAGGGTGGAGAAAGATGGAGTGGTTGTAAAAATTATTGCCGGGGAATCAATGGGGGTTCAGTCTCTGGTATATACACGAACCCCAACAATGTTTCTCGACTTCACCGTGGAACCAAATGCTCAATACCATCAAGTTATCCCCAAGTCCTGGAATGCCTTCGTCTACATACTCGAAGGTGAAGGAGTCTTTTGCACCCTGGGTTCTCATCCTACATCCGCACGCCATATCCTCGTCTTGGGTCCTGGTGAAGGCCTTAGCGTATGGAACAAATCTTCGATGCCATTGAGGTTTATTTTGGTCGGTGGGCAGCCGCTCAACGAGCCGGTAGCTCAACATGGTCCTTTTGTGATGAATTCACAAGCCGAAATCGACAAGACTATGGAAGACTATTTCTACAAAAGGAATGGCTTCGAAATGGCAAGGTACTGGAGATCTaactga
- the LOC142547244 gene encoding uncharacterized protein LOC142547244 codes for MYKDVRAAVDLCHRDGTLKKMVAKDPKRYINEDTSLVPMLKMLRDSGRATFLVTNSLWDYTNIVMNFLCGPQALDGCSASNFDWLQYFDVVITGSAKPSFFHDENCANIFEVDPESGMLLNTDNGTPMPQVGASLRLPLKKLDTNFQVFQGGNVGHLHRLLSIESSSQVLYVGDHIYGDILRSKKILGWRTMLVVPELEKEVELLWTLRDTRKQLQILRNERDLIEDKIHHIKWSLRFDEVNVVNKENKLAEVEKLQFQREEVRLSHQQAQRECHQEFHKVWGQLMKTGYQNSRFAHQVERFACLYTSQVTNLSLYSPDKYYRPSEDFMPHELNMIAS; via the exons ATGTATAAAGATGTTCGAGCTGCAGTTGATTTGTGCCATCGTGACGGGACACTAAAGAAGATGGTTGCAAAAGATCCGAAAAG ATATATCAACGAGGACACTTCACTAGTTCCCATGCTAAAGATGCTAAGAGACTCTGGTCGTGCTACATTTTTGGTGACTAACAG CCTTTGGGATTATACAAACATTGTAATGAACTTCCTGTGTGGGCCACAGGCATTGGATGGTTGTTCCGCGTCAAATTTTGACTGGCTTCAGTATTTTGATGTTGTTATTACTGGCAG TGCAAAACCAAGCTTTTTCCATGATGAGAATTGTGCTAATATATTTGAGGTTGATCCTGAGTCAGGAATGCTTCTTAATACTGATAATGGAACCCCTATGCCTCAG GTGGGTGCTTCTTTGAGACTTCCATTGAAGAAACTAGACACAAACTTCCAAGTTTTTCAG GGAGGAAATGTGGGTCATCTTCACAGATTACTGTCCATAGAGTCAAGCTCCCAG GTGCTTTATGTTGGGGACCATATATATGGAGATATTTTGCGCAGTAAAAAAATTTTAG GTTGGAGAACAATGCTAGTTGTTCCAGAGCTCGAGAAGGAAGTCGAACTTCTCTGGACATTAAGGGATACCCGCAAG CAACTTCAAATATTGAGGAATGAGCGTGATCTCATCGAAGACAAGATCCACCATATAAAGTGGTCTCTGAG GTTTGATGAGGTGAATGTTGTAAATAAGGAAAACAAACTAGCCGAGGTTGAAAAATTGCAG TTTCAGCGAGAAGAAGTGCGGTTGAGTCATCAACAAGCTCAAAGAGAATGTCATCAAGAG TTTCACAAGGTTTGGGGACAACTGATGAAGACTGGCTATCAGAATTCTCGCTTTGCACATCAG GTGGAACGATTTGCTTGCCTTTACACTAGCCAGGTTACCAATTTGAGCTTGTATTCCCCAGACAAATACTACAGGCCAAGCGAAGATTTTATGCCTCATGAACTCAATATGATCGCATCGTGA
- the LOC142547246 gene encoding rho GDP-dissociation inhibitor 1-like: MSSDAMSGIVEAILASDNLINIPALANKEEQKKMNKSVKEGKIMAKNEPPHKEKGRENTIKRKGIILERLDTSRKEDIREANVQIMTLSIVCPGRPEIELSHPFISSPKDCLFTLKEGTKYRLKFSFRVSDKVVSGLKYENTLWKAGVRVDRSTVLLGNFKPHEKPYGYQLEEETLPCGILVRGVYTARAKVTDDGGKCYMDIQYHFDIKKTWPSSP; encoded by the exons ATGTCGTCGGATGCAATGTCGGGGATTGTGGAGGCGATATTGGCATCCGACAACTTAATTAACATCCCCGCTTTGGCAAACAAAGAAGAACAAAAGAAAATGAATAAGAGCGTCAAAGAAGGCAAGATCATGGCGAAAAACGAACCACCACACAAGGAAAAG ggCCGTGAAAATACTATAAAAAGGAAGGGAATCATCCTTGAAAGGTTGGACACATCTAGGAAGGAAG ATATTAGAGAGGCAAATGTCCAAATAATGACACTCTCAATTGTTTGTCCTGGTAGACCAGAGATAGAATTGTCACACCCATTTATTTCCAGTCCCAAGGATTGTCTCTTTACCCTAAAGGAAGGAACAAAGTACAGATTGAAGTTCTCATTTAGAGTCTCTGACAAAGTGGTGTCTGGTCTCAAATATGAGAACACTTTGTGGAAAGCTGGTGTTAGAG TTGACAGATCTACGGTGTTATTGGGTAATTTTAAACCCCACGAAAAACCTTATGGATATCAACTCGAGGAAGAAACTTTACCCTGTGGAATTTTGGTGAGAGGTGTTTATACTGCTAGAGCCAAG GTTACCGATGATGGTGGGAAATGTTATATGGATATTCAGTACCATTTTGACATTAAAAAGACTTGGCCTTCAAGCCCATGA
- the LOC142547247 gene encoding histone deacetylase complex subunit SAP18-like isoform X1, whose translation MAEVQRRPGRLGPPPPTSVKPSAPRFEPVDREKTCPLLLRVFTKVGDHHADGDFAVRGKEPKDEVQIYTWMDATLRELTDLVKEVAPEARRRDAILSFAFVYPDKCGRFVVREVGRTFSYPNGRLPDSGSKAFGNLSFQIGDYVDVAILTQ comes from the exons ATGGCAGAAGTGCAAAGAAGACCTGGAAGGCTTGGCCCTCCGCCGCCTACTTCCGTCAAGCCTTCCGCCCCTCGGTTCGAACCTGTGGATCGCGAGAAG ACTTGTCCGTTGTTGCTTCGTGTTTTCACTAAG GTTGGAGACCATCATGCTGATGGAGATTTTGCTGTGAGAGGCAAGGAACCGAAGGATGAGGTTCAGATTTATACATGGATGGATGCAACTTTGCGTGAATTAACTGATCTG GTGAAAGAAGTAGCTCCGGAAGCAAGAAGAAGAGATGCTATTCTGTCTTTTGCTTTTGTCTATCCTGATAAATGTGGCCGTTTTGTGGTTAGAGAG GTAGGGAGAACCTTTTCTTACCCTAATGGGAGACTGCCCGACAGTGGAAGCAAAGCCTTCGGTAATCTCAGTTTCCAG ATAGGTGATTACGTGGATGTCGCGATTCTGACCCAGTAA
- the LOC142547247 gene encoding histone deacetylase complex subunit SAP18-like isoform X2, producing the protein MAEVQRRPGRLGPPPPTSVKPSAPRFEPVDREKTCPLLLRVFTKVGDHHADGDFAVRGKEPKDEVQIYTWMDATLRELTDLVKEVAPEARRRDAILSFAFVYPDKCGRFVVGRTFSYPNGRLPDSGSKAFGNLSFQIGDYVDVAILTQ; encoded by the exons ATGGCAGAAGTGCAAAGAAGACCTGGAAGGCTTGGCCCTCCGCCGCCTACTTCCGTCAAGCCTTCCGCCCCTCGGTTCGAACCTGTGGATCGCGAGAAG ACTTGTCCGTTGTTGCTTCGTGTTTTCACTAAG GTTGGAGACCATCATGCTGATGGAGATTTTGCTGTGAGAGGCAAGGAACCGAAGGATGAGGTTCAGATTTATACATGGATGGATGCAACTTTGCGTGAATTAACTGATCTG GTGAAAGAAGTAGCTCCGGAAGCAAGAAGAAGAGATGCTATTCTGTCTTTTGCTTTTGTCTATCCTGATAAATGTGGCCGTTTTGTG GTAGGGAGAACCTTTTCTTACCCTAATGGGAGACTGCCCGACAGTGGAAGCAAAGCCTTCGGTAATCTCAGTTTCCAG ATAGGTGATTACGTGGATGTCGCGATTCTGACCCAGTAA